A section of the Camelus dromedarius isolate mCamDro1 chromosome 14, mCamDro1.pat, whole genome shotgun sequence genome encodes:
- the DIRAS3 gene encoding GTP-binding protein Di-Ras3 — protein sequence MGNSCFGLKERLMKRLRPLPTVIVIRTCLPQRRSRDFRVVVLGSAGVGKSALVQRWVRGNFREAYLPTIEDTYRQVLGCSHKVGALHITDTTGGRRYRGLQRLAIARGHAFILVYSVTKKQTLDELKPFYELIRQLKGDNPQKYPIVLVGNKCDESRREVTEKEGAARASEWNCAFLETSAKMNINVHELFHLLLNHEKKPAPQAPQKKSQIPKTAEKLLGKCIIM from the coding sequence ATGGGCAACTCCTGCTTCGGCCTCAAGGAACGACTGATGAAGCGGCTGCGGCCTCTGCCTACCGTGATCGTCATTCGCACCTGCCTGCCCCAGAGAAGGAGCAGAGATTTCCGCGTGGTGGTGCTCGGCTCCGCCGGCGTGGGCAAGAGCGCGCTGGTGCAGAGGTGGGTGCGCGGCAATTTCCGTGAGGCGTACCTGCCGACTATCGAAGATACCTATCGCCAGGTGCTGGGCTGCAGCCACAAGGTGGGCGCGCTGCACATCACCGACACCACTGGCGGCCGCCGCTACCGGGGCCTGCAGCGCCTTGCCATTGCCAGGGGTCACGCCTTCATCCTGGTCTACTCCGTCACTAAGAAGCAAACCCTCGACGAGCTGAAGCCCTTCTATGAGCTGATCCGCCAACTCAAAGGTGACAACCCGCAAAAGTACCCGATCGTGCTGGTGGGCAACAAGTGCGATGAGAGCCGCCGGGAGGTGACCGAGAAAGAAGGCGCCGCCCGCGCGTCCGAGTGGAATTGCGCCTTCCTGGAGACCTCCGCCAAGATGAATATCAACGTGCACGAGCTGTTCCACCTGCTGCTGAACCACGAGAAGAAGCCCGCCCCCCAGGCTCCCCAGAAGAAATCCCAGATCCCGAAGACCGCCGAGAAGCTGCTGGGCAAGTGCATCATCATGTGA